The Thermoclostridium stercorarium subsp. stercorarium DSM 8532 genome contains a region encoding:
- a CDS encoding V-type ATP synthase subunit F, producing the protein MKMFLISDNNDTKTGLRLAGIEGVVAHKREEVMSALTNALNDRDIGIILLTEKLMDLVYEEVMNIKLRRDYPLIVEIPDRHGTMRDTDKITKYIREAIGLKI; encoded by the coding sequence ATGAAAATGTTTCTTATAAGCGACAATAATGATACCAAAACCGGCCTGAGACTGGCGGGAATTGAAGGTGTGGTTGCCCATAAACGGGAGGAAGTGATGAGCGCATTGACAAATGCGCTCAATGACAGGGATATCGGCATTATACTGTTGACTGAAAAATTAATGGATTTGGTTTATGAAGAGGTTATGAACATAAAACTCCGCCGGGATTATCCGCTTATTGTTGAAATTCCAGACAGGCATGGAACAATGAGGGACACGGACAAAATAACAAAATATATCCGTGAAGCCATTGGCCTTAAGATTTGA
- a CDS encoding IS256-like element ISCth5 family transposase, which yields MATNNRMALLEQLSKYVVEKDKDFLKEALTLLINALMDAEVTSIIGAEKYERNNNRNNYRNGYRLREWDTRVGTLQLSIPKLRHGSYFPSLLEPRKMSEKALLNVVQEAYVHGVSTRKVDELVEALGMKGIDKSEVSRISKQLDEFVEEFKNRRLEGEYPYLWLDATFPKVREGGRVCSMALVIAVGVNQQGEREILGFDVGMSEDGAFWEEFLRRLVARGLKGVRLVISDAHEGLKAAIKKILTGSAWQRCRVHFMRNVLSQVPKHYQGMVSSIIRTIFAQNDQESAREQLRHVVDELKNRFPKAMKILEEAEEEILAYMAFPREHWAQIHSTNPLERLNREIRRRTDVVCIFPNREAVIRLVGAMLMEQNDEWKVGRRYFSLESMSKITSINEFTLTPVALLHK from the coding sequence GTGGCTACTAATAATAGAATGGCACTTTTAGAACAACTTAGCAAGTATGTTGTTGAAAAAGATAAAGATTTTTTAAAAGAAGCATTAACATTACTCATTAATGCCCTAATGGATGCGGAAGTTACATCAATAATAGGTGCTGAAAAGTATGAAAGAAATAATAATAGAAACAACTATCGCAATGGATATCGTCTAAGAGAATGGGATACTCGAGTAGGAACATTACAGTTAAGCATTCCCAAGTTACGTCACGGAAGTTATTTTCCAAGTCTTTTAGAACCGAGGAAAATGTCAGAGAAAGCATTATTGAATGTAGTTCAGGAAGCCTATGTTCATGGAGTAAGTACCAGGAAGGTGGATGAACTTGTAGAAGCTCTTGGAATGAAAGGGATTGATAAAAGCGAAGTATCAAGAATCAGTAAGCAACTGGATGAATTTGTAGAAGAATTTAAAAACCGTAGACTGGAAGGAGAATATCCTTACCTTTGGCTTGATGCCACTTTCCCCAAGGTTCGGGAAGGAGGCAGGGTATGCAGTATGGCACTGGTTATAGCAGTAGGAGTTAATCAACAAGGTGAACGGGAAATATTAGGTTTTGATGTAGGGATGAGTGAAGACGGGGCTTTTTGGGAGGAGTTTTTAAGAAGGCTGGTAGCAAGGGGTCTAAAAGGTGTAAGGCTTGTAATCAGTGATGCACATGAAGGGCTGAAGGCTGCAATAAAGAAGATTTTAACGGGAAGTGCATGGCAAAGATGCCGTGTACATTTTATGAGAAACGTATTAAGCCAGGTACCAAAGCATTATCAGGGAATGGTATCATCGATAATACGGACAATATTTGCCCAGAATGATCAGGAATCTGCGAGGGAACAGTTAAGGCATGTAGTAGATGAGCTTAAAAATCGTTTTCCAAAAGCAATGAAAATTCTTGAAGAAGCAGAAGAAGAAATCCTGGCATATATGGCTTTTCCCCGTGAGCATTGGGCACAGATACACTCCACCAATCCTCTTGAGAGACTTAACCGGGAAATTCGCCGTCGAACGGATGTTGTTTGCATATTTCCAAATCGTGAGGCGGTAATCCGATTGGTAGGAGCAATGCTCATGGAACAAAATGATGAATGGAAAGTAGGGCGGCGCTATTTCAGTCTGGAATCAATGTCAAAGATTACATCGATAAATGAATTTACATTGACACCAGTAGCTTTATTACATAAATGA
- a CDS encoding ATP synthase subunit C, producing MIYILAVSILLVLGMIILGIVCIKRGLKGKNARRLMGINITALFGLLIVATILLMPISANAAPEDAAGGNGEGLRYIAAALSTGLACIGAGIAVASTGSAALGAISEDSGLLGKTLIFVGLAEGIAIYGLIVTILILNS from the coding sequence ATGATTTATATATTGGCTGTTTCAATCTTGCTTGTTCTTGGAATGATAATACTGGGAATTGTGTGTATTAAAAGAGGGCTGAAGGGGAAGAATGCGAGAAGACTTATGGGTATAAACATTACCGCTCTCTTTGGCCTTCTGATTGTTGCAACAATCCTTTTAATGCCAATTTCCGCCAATGCTGCACCTGAAGACGCGGCGGGCGGCAACGGAGAAGGACTTCGCTATATTGCTGCCGCTCTTTCCACCGGCCTTGCATGTATAGGTGCAGGAATTGCGGTTGCTTCAACCGGATCGGCAGCTTTGGGTGCAATAAGCGAAGATTCCGGTCTTTTGGGTAAGACGCTGATATTTGTAGGTCTTGCCGAAGGTATTGCTATTTACGGACTGATTGTTACAATACTGATTTTGAACAGTTAA
- a CDS encoding V-type ATPase subunit, producing MGDYDALMAKTRAMYGKLLKREDYNELLKQKSVGDVVYYLKHNTYYGNILTDVNEGEIHRGQFEKILRKSLMNDYDKLFCFTHGKIRDFLKVIYLRHEIDSLKRLLRVLETKGTTSTAEESLIFLKNYDPLHIAKLATVQNIRELINELKGTPYYDVLRPFLNEKDGDNLFMIEMSLDLYYVNMVFSKKKTLLSGLDAETVTRSLGTEIDILNLLWIYRGRIIYNMDRSIVLSYLIPHRYRLPMDLIYELVDATDKDAFMQITAQSRYSELFLSEDSRFYDLKFSEYMYDFHRRMLRNYGFSIASAISYLYLKEYEISNIVSIIEGIRYGMPVETIRSFIVGM from the coding sequence ATGGGCGACTATGATGCTCTTATGGCAAAAACAAGAGCAATGTATGGGAAGCTTCTGAAGCGGGAAGATTATAATGAGCTTCTGAAGCAAAAAAGTGTGGGTGATGTGGTTTATTATTTAAAACACAACACCTATTACGGGAATATTCTTACCGATGTTAATGAAGGCGAAATCCACAGAGGCCAGTTTGAAAAAATTCTGAGAAAGAGCCTGATGAATGATTACGATAAGCTGTTTTGTTTTACTCATGGAAAAATACGGGATTTTTTAAAGGTAATATATCTCCGGCACGAAATAGACAGCTTGAAGCGGCTGTTGAGGGTTCTCGAAACGAAAGGAACAACCAGCACGGCGGAAGAATCGTTGATTTTTCTGAAAAACTATGATCCGTTGCATATAGCCAAACTGGCTACGGTACAGAATATCAGGGAACTGATAAATGAACTTAAGGGTACCCCTTATTACGACGTTTTGCGCCCGTTCCTGAATGAGAAAGACGGAGATAACCTTTTCATGATTGAAATGTCACTGGATCTGTATTACGTCAATATGGTTTTTTCAAAAAAGAAAACCCTTCTATCCGGACTGGACGCAGAAACGGTCACACGCTCCCTTGGAACAGAAATTGATATATTGAACCTTCTCTGGATATACAGGGGAAGAATTATATATAACATGGACAGAAGCATTGTACTGAGTTACCTTATTCCCCACAGGTACAGATTGCCCATGGATTTAATCTATGAGCTTGTGGATGCAACGGATAAGGACGCGTTTATGCAGATAACAGCCCAATCAAGATATTCAGAATTGTTTCTGTCTGAGGACAGCCGCTTTTATGACCTTAAATTTTCGGAGTATATGTATGATTTTCACCGGAGAATGCTGAGAAATTACGGTTTTTCCATAGCAAGCGCAATTTCGTACCTTTATCTGAAGGAATATGAAATTTCAAACATAGTATCAATAATTGAGGGCATAAGATATGGAATGCCGGTGGAAACCATACGATCATTTATTGTGGGAATGTAA
- a CDS encoding V-type ATP synthase subunit E — MDMEKINEKLNGFTEMVLKEASSKSDAVLKDAEREKKEKLQEQEIEFLKEAYRRIHEALAKIENESNSVYSGKLLEAKKTLYGKRNEITDRVFERVMKKLEIYRKTQDYSDTLRRFMEKALAEIGEGKVRLIVDDEDFTTASEIAAQFKREIEITKSDKKLLGGCIAINESSGLLADYSFKSRLEEQRKAFLEFSGLNVEL, encoded by the coding sequence ATGGATATGGAAAAAATAAATGAAAAACTGAACGGTTTTACCGAAATGGTGCTTAAGGAAGCTTCAAGCAAATCCGATGCCGTTCTGAAAGACGCCGAGAGGGAAAAGAAAGAAAAACTGCAGGAGCAGGAAATAGAGTTTCTTAAAGAGGCTTACCGGAGAATCCATGAGGCTCTTGCCAAAATAGAAAATGAAAGCAACAGCGTATATTCCGGAAAACTTCTTGAGGCTAAGAAAACATTGTACGGCAAAAGGAATGAAATCACAGACAGGGTTTTTGAACGGGTGATGAAAAAGCTGGAAATTTACCGTAAAACGCAGGATTACTCCGATACGCTGAGGCGGTTCATGGAAAAGGCATTGGCTGAGATAGGAGAAGGAAAGGTACGCCTTATCGTCGATGACGAGGATTTCACAACGGCGTCGGAAATAGCGGCACAATTTAAACGGGAAATTGAAATAACAAAAAGCGATAAAAAGCTTTTGGGCGGATGTATTGCCATTAATGAAAGCAGCGGCCTTTTGGCCGATTATTCCTTCAAAAGCCGCCTGGAAGAACAACGGAAAGCCTTTTTGGAGTTTTCAGGGTTGAATGTCGAGTTGTGA
- a CDS encoding acetylornithine transaminase, producing the protein MELDEIIQKDKKYYMNTFGNRIPVCFTHGKGIYLYDNDGNEYRDFFAGIAVCALGHSHPALVNAICDQAKKLIHCSNLYYIEQQARLAELIVENSCADRVFFANSGAEANEGAIKLARLYFRKKGMPDKYEIVTLYNSFHGRTLATLAATGQEKYQKPFAPLTPKFSHVPINDVQALEKAINENTCAVMLEPVQGEGGVHPATAEYMNAVRKICDEKGILLIFDEVQCGLGRTGKLFAYQHYGVEPDIFTLAKALAGGFPIGALCAKEHVASAFEPGEHGSTFGGNPLACSAGLAVLSTIINEKLSDNAAEVGNYFFEKMDSLKNKFPIISEVRGKGLMIGIEFAKPVAKQVNMKLFERRYLLGTSGENVLRILPPLIVTKEDMDGLINVLAEVLQDIN; encoded by the coding sequence ATGGAACTTGATGAAATCATACAAAAGGATAAAAAATATTACATGAATACTTTTGGAAACAGAATTCCGGTATGTTTCACCCATGGAAAAGGCATCTATCTTTATGATAACGACGGCAATGAATACCGTGACTTTTTTGCAGGAATTGCCGTATGTGCGTTAGGGCATTCACATCCCGCACTGGTTAATGCAATATGCGATCAGGCTAAAAAACTTATACACTGTTCAAATTTGTATTACATAGAGCAACAGGCCAGGCTTGCAGAACTGATTGTTGAAAATTCATGCGCGGATCGGGTTTTCTTTGCCAACAGCGGTGCCGAAGCCAATGAAGGCGCCATTAAGCTTGCCCGTCTGTATTTCAGGAAAAAGGGCATGCCTGACAAATATGAAATTGTTACGTTGTATAATTCATTTCACGGCAGGACTCTTGCAACACTTGCCGCAACAGGTCAGGAAAAATATCAGAAGCCCTTTGCTCCGCTTACCCCGAAATTTTCCCATGTGCCCATAAACGATGTGCAGGCTTTGGAAAAGGCCATAAATGAAAACACATGCGCGGTAATGCTCGAACCAGTTCAGGGTGAAGGCGGCGTTCATCCCGCCACTGCCGAATACATGAATGCCGTACGTAAAATTTGCGACGAAAAGGGAATTCTGTTAATATTCGACGAGGTTCAATGCGGTTTGGGGAGGACGGGAAAACTTTTTGCATATCAGCATTATGGTGTCGAACCCGATATATTTACACTTGCAAAAGCTCTTGCAGGAGGTTTTCCGATAGGCGCACTGTGTGCAAAAGAACATGTCGCTTCAGCTTTTGAGCCCGGTGAGCACGGTTCCACTTTCGGCGGGAATCCTCTTGCCTGCAGTGCCGGTCTTGCGGTTCTTTCCACAATCATAAATGAAAAGTTGAGCGACAACGCCGCTGAAGTTGGAAATTACTTTTTTGAAAAAATGGACAGTCTAAAAAATAAATTCCCCATTATCAGCGAAGTACGCGGTAAAGGCCTGATGATAGGCATAGAATTTGCGAAACCCGTTGCAAAACAGGTAAACATGAAACTGTTTGAACGGAGATACCTTTTAGGCACAAGCGGTGAAAATGTCCTGAGAATTCTGCCGCCTCTGATTGTTACAAAAGAAGACATGGATGGACTAATAAACGTTCTGGCGGAGGTTCTTCAGGATATTAATTAA
- a CDS encoding V-type ATP synthase subunit I gives MFTIWWGSEFMATERMKFVSIVGPIQGFDEFIVKHIMNKDMQPVHALSFTESVKGLKPFVEDNSYESAFKALESINRFMKVQPYECCESEIMDMVKAPADVEKTISYAKEIEARLAEIREKIERNKAEIAENRQILRQLLPIKDLEVELEQLFNLEYIKIRFGKLPKESFKKLDLIVESLDVIVIPFSSDENDVWICYLMPAAVAERIDNVMSSLFFERIRISGKVKGHPRDAIVKIEQDIKRLEEEIGRLESDFQKLVSENGEEFRKLYSRFFYLNQAANVKKYAAYVKETFLLTGWITENSYRELTEDLKGQKDIVITVEEPEEVKGIKPPTILKNNKFFKPFEALVKMYGIPAHNEIDPTPFVALTYILMFGAMFGDVGQGAILALAGIFMYRKKKSPLGWILGCVGVSSVVFGFLYGSVFGYEHLISPLWKPPMENISQLLVVAIGFGIVMVITAIMINIINSIKAKDYGRLLFDKNGVAGLVFYGGVLGIVLSALLKGNLSLSFPVIALIVIVPLLLMLFKEKLERLLFRHESGNREGGSLVESFFEVFEAVLGFLSNTVSFVRVGAFALSHAGLALAIWTLYGMVGRIGGIVVLIIGNILIIGLEGLIVAIQGLRLEYYELFSRFFSGTGREFKTIRVCERLKLYNKQIAG, from the coding sequence TTGTTCACAATATGGTGGGGAAGTGAGTTTATGGCCACAGAACGCATGAAATTTGTCAGTATTGTCGGCCCCATTCAGGGGTTTGATGAGTTTATAGTCAAACACATCATGAATAAGGATATGCAGCCGGTTCATGCTTTGAGTTTTACCGAATCGGTGAAAGGGCTGAAACCTTTTGTCGAGGACAACAGTTATGAGTCGGCTTTTAAAGCCCTTGAAAGCATTAACAGGTTCATGAAGGTGCAGCCATATGAATGCTGTGAAAGTGAAATTATGGATATGGTAAAAGCGCCGGCGGATGTTGAAAAAACCATATCCTACGCAAAAGAGATTGAGGCACGTCTTGCTGAAATCAGGGAAAAGATTGAAAGAAACAAAGCTGAGATTGCTGAAAACCGGCAAATTCTGAGACAGTTGCTGCCGATTAAGGATCTTGAGGTTGAGCTGGAGCAGTTGTTTAATCTTGAATATATCAAGATACGTTTTGGAAAACTTCCCAAGGAAAGTTTCAAAAAACTGGATCTGATTGTTGAAAGCCTTGATGTTATCGTTATACCCTTTTCAAGCGATGAAAACGATGTGTGGATTTGTTATCTCATGCCTGCTGCGGTTGCGGAGCGTATAGATAACGTAATGTCATCCCTATTTTTCGAGCGGATCAGAATTTCGGGAAAAGTAAAAGGACATCCCCGTGACGCAATTGTTAAGATTGAACAGGATATAAAGAGGCTTGAGGAAGAAATTGGCAGGCTGGAGAGTGATTTTCAGAAATTGGTCAGTGAGAACGGGGAGGAATTCCGGAAGCTCTACAGCAGGTTTTTCTACCTGAACCAGGCTGCGAACGTTAAAAAATACGCGGCATATGTGAAGGAAACCTTTCTCCTCACCGGATGGATTACCGAAAATTCTTACCGGGAACTGACAGAAGATCTGAAAGGGCAGAAGGATATTGTAATAACCGTTGAAGAGCCTGAAGAAGTAAAAGGGATAAAACCGCCTACGATTCTGAAAAACAATAAATTTTTCAAGCCGTTTGAAGCTCTTGTGAAAATGTACGGAATACCCGCCCACAACGAGATAGATCCCACTCCCTTTGTTGCGTTAACATATATTCTCATGTTCGGCGCAATGTTTGGAGATGTCGGGCAGGGAGCCATACTTGCACTGGCGGGAATATTCATGTACAGAAAGAAAAAGTCGCCGTTGGGCTGGATCCTTGGATGCGTGGGTGTATCATCGGTGGTTTTCGGGTTCCTGTATGGCAGTGTTTTCGGATATGAGCATTTAATCAGTCCGTTATGGAAACCGCCGATGGAGAATATAAGCCAGCTTCTTGTTGTGGCGATAGGCTTTGGCATTGTCATGGTGATTACCGCTATTATGATTAACATCATAAACAGTATTAAGGCGAAAGATTACGGACGTTTGCTTTTTGACAAGAACGGAGTTGCCGGGCTTGTTTTCTATGGCGGGGTATTGGGGATTGTACTGTCGGCTTTGTTAAAAGGGAATCTTTCACTGTCTTTTCCCGTCATTGCCTTAATTGTGATTGTGCCGTTGCTTCTGATGCTGTTTAAGGAAAAGCTGGAAAGGCTGCTTTTCAGGCATGAAAGCGGCAATAGGGAAGGCGGAAGCCTGGTTGAGAGCTTTTTTGAAGTGTTTGAGGCGGTGCTTGGATTTTTAAGCAATACCGTATCCTTTGTGAGAGTTGGAGCGTTTGCCCTTAGCCATGCCGGGCTTGCGCTGGCGATATGGACGTTGTATGGTATGGTCGGCAGAATTGGCGGCATTGTGGTTTTGATTATTGGAAATATACTGATTATCGGCCTTGAAGGCTTGATAGTTGCAATACAGGGACTGAGGCTTGAATACTACGAGCTTTTCAGCAGATTTTTCTCGGGAACGGGCCGAGAATTCAAGACCATACGTGTCTGTGAAAGATTAAAACTGTATAATAAGCAAATTGCCGGTTAA
- the ypeB gene encoding germination protein YpeB — protein MAKVREKLLDWKRRLSDRHMYSIFVVVVAVVALWGIYQYKRAADLRQELDNQYNRAFYEMVGYVQNIEVLLMKSMISATPQMVSETLKEAWHQANLAQTNLGQLPVTQEVLANTSKFLSQVGDFAYALDRQNLSGKGITEEQYKQLEQLYQYSVSLNEALNNLQASISGGRIQWNELANKGTELFKKQSQSMTAQLFSDVDKTFQEFPTLIYDGPFSDHMTSLKPKGVTGNEVSVEEAKEKLKKFFGEDKVASIEHVGDINADTLPAYNFKITFKDRPEDEFATADVTKTGGHVIWMLYSRNVGQETLDVDKVKQIGKEFLESRGYKNMKDTYYIKEDGTATVNYAYEQNGVVVYPDLIKVKIALDNGEIVGFEAKGYLMNHTERDIPEPKVSEAEIRANFMAKKELKSVGLAIIPTNFGTEIFCYELKGRMNDRDFLVYINAETGREEKVLIIIDTPEGILTL, from the coding sequence GTGGCGAAGGTTCGAGAAAAACTGCTGGACTGGAAAAGAAGACTCTCAGACAGGCACATGTATAGTATCTTCGTTGTAGTGGTTGCAGTTGTCGCCTTATGGGGAATATACCAGTATAAAAGAGCGGCCGATTTAAGGCAGGAGCTGGATAATCAGTATAACAGGGCATTTTATGAAATGGTCGGATATGTCCAAAATATTGAAGTGCTGCTTATGAAAAGCATGATATCCGCGACACCGCAAATGGTGTCTGAAACGCTGAAGGAAGCATGGCATCAGGCCAACCTTGCCCAGACCAATCTGGGCCAGCTTCCTGTAACACAGGAAGTACTTGCCAATACATCTAAATTTTTATCGCAGGTGGGGGATTTTGCGTACGCCCTTGACAGGCAGAATCTGAGCGGTAAGGGAATAACTGAGGAACAGTATAAACAGCTGGAACAGCTTTACCAGTATTCGGTATCACTGAATGAGGCGCTGAATAACCTTCAGGCTTCCATTTCAGGAGGAAGAATACAATGGAATGAGCTGGCCAACAAAGGAACCGAGTTGTTTAAAAAACAGTCGCAGAGCATGACCGCTCAGTTATTTTCCGACGTGGACAAAACCTTTCAGGAATTTCCCACCTTGATTTATGACGGCCCTTTTTCTGATCATATGACAAGCCTGAAACCGAAAGGTGTGACGGGTAACGAAGTCAGTGTTGAGGAAGCGAAGGAAAAACTGAAAAAATTTTTCGGGGAGGATAAGGTTGCGTCAATTGAACACGTAGGGGACATCAATGCAGATACGCTGCCTGCGTATAATTTCAAAATAACCTTTAAAGACAGGCCTGAAGATGAGTTTGCGACAGCCGACGTGACAAAAACCGGCGGGCATGTAATCTGGATGCTGTACAGCAGGAACGTGGGGCAGGAAACCCTTGACGTGGATAAAGTAAAGCAGATCGGGAAAGAGTTTCTTGAAAGCCGTGGCTATAAGAACATGAAGGACACATATTATATCAAGGAGGACGGTACCGCAACGGTAAACTATGCTTACGAGCAGAACGGCGTGGTGGTATACCCCGATCTTATAAAAGTGAAAATAGCTCTGGATAACGGGGAAATAGTGGGATTTGAGGCCAAGGGATATTTAATGAACCATACCGAAAGGGATATCCCTGAACCTAAAGTCAGCGAGGCAGAAATAAGGGCGAATTTCATGGCTAAAAAAGAGCTGAAATCTGTAGGTCTTGCAATAATCCCGACCAATTTCGGCACCGAGATATTCTGTTATGAGCTGAAAGGAAGGATGAACGACCGGGATTTTCTCGTCTACATCAATGCCGAAACGGGAAGGGAGGAAAAAGTGCTGATAATAATTGACACACCTGAGGGTATACTTACATTGTAA